The following proteins are encoded in a genomic region of Oncorhynchus kisutch isolate 150728-3 linkage group LG18, Okis_V2, whole genome shotgun sequence:
- the LOC109881374 gene encoding P2Y purinoceptor 14-like: MTITSLYFLSFIPALIINGVAVWVCMRLQSTSTFMVYLKNLLAADLLMTLTIPLKAANILPSAPLALKAFACRSSDVIFYLFMYMSIILLGLISLDRFFKIVRPCGRLLGQNLVFGKVLSASIWVVLLATDVIPTMILTNQDPTNKTNEACMEMKSEAGHGLHRGAVIFNSSIFWVVCVLICFCYVCISRKVFKSYRKSESSNDEGRHKTNVRVFLVLVVFLVCFGPYHAIRIPYTQFQVTQTTSCAKATFRISKKITLWMSAMNVCLDPLIYFFLYAASNLTPNLTPNLTPNLTPNLTPNLTPNLTPNLASNLTPNRHQTGI, from the exons ATGACTATAACAAGTCTCTACTTCCTGTCGTTCATCCCGGCCCTCATCATCAATGGGGTAGCAGTCTGGGTCTGCATGCGCCTTCAGTCAACGTCCACCTTCATGGTGTATCTGAAGAACCTTCTGGCTGCTGACCTTCTCATGACCCTGACCATCCCTCTCAAAGCAGCCAATATCCTGCCCAGCGCTCCTCTGGCTCTGAAGGCCTTTGCCTGTCGCTCCTCTGATGTTATTTTCTATCTCTTTATGTACATGAGCATAATTCTATTGGGCCTCATCAGTCTGGACCGCTTCTTCAAGATCGTCAGGCCCTGTGGCAGGTTGTTGGGTCAGAACCTGGTCTTTGGCAAAGTGCTGTCTGCCTCCATCTGGGTGGTGCTGTTGGCCACTGATGTCATTCCAACCATGATCCTGACCAATCAGGATCCCACCAACAAGACTAATGAAGCCTGTATGGAAATGAAGAGCGAAGCAGGACACGGTTTGCACAGAGGCGCGGTCATATTCAACAGCTCAATCTTCTGGGTGGTGTGTGTTCTTATTTGTTTCTGCTACGTATGCATATCAAGGAAGGTTTTTAAATCATACAGGAAATCAGAAAGCAGCAATGACGAGGGGAGGCATAAGACTAACGTGCGGGTGTTTTTGGTTTTGGTGGTTTTCTTGGTGTGTTTTGGCCCCTACCACGCCATACGCATCCCCTACACCCAGTTTCAGGTTACCCAAACAACCAGCTGCGCTAAGGCTACCTTCCGGATCTCTAAAAAGATCACCTTGTGGATGTCAGCCATGAACGTCTGTCTGGACCCTCTCATCTACTTCTTCCTCT ATGCTGCATCTAACCTGACGCCTAACCTGACGCCTAACCTGACGCCTAACCTGACGCCTAACCTGACGCCTAACCTGACGCCTAACCTGACGCCTAACCTGGCGTCTAACCTGACACCTAACCGACATCAAACTGGCATCTAA